In Streptomyces sp. SID8374, one genomic interval encodes:
- a CDS encoding protein kinase has protein sequence MAPDSEANGGGVSDGSDAWGVGGVVGDGRYRMTYRLGRGGMAEVYAAEDVRLGRTVAVKLLRSDLAEDPVSKARFTREAQSVAGLNHHAIVAVYDSGEDTVGGQTVPYIVMELVEGRTIRDLLLTAEAPPPEQALIIVSGVLEALAYSHQHGIVHRDIKPANVIITDSGAVKVMDFGIARALHGAQSTMTQTGMVMGTPQYLSPEQALGKAVDHRSDLYATGCLLYELLALRPPFTGETPLSVVYQHVQDIPVQPSEVSDVVPPELDGMVMRSLAKDPDDRFQSAEEMRGLVQYSLQMLQVQGGHTGTWNTGPVALHEGGQTPPHGMTGSTRAMGHPVHGDTSQGPILPPYNPDDGGYDGGQRGGGGRNKMWLFVVLALVAIGAGVAFAISASKGDDNDKQPVKPSPSVSSSEETPSEEPSEEESEEPEQPSDPTGGQTQPNPPPYTPPPTRSQPTFTPSPTPSDNTDAGTTDGNTNEGSSGEPSGDPSTPTTDPGTPGGGNGGEPGGGAGGGDDGGTGTTPGSSAGLTP, from the coding sequence ATGGCACCCGATTCCGAAGCAAACGGCGGCGGAGTTTCGGATGGCTCCGACGCCTGGGGTGTCGGCGGCGTCGTCGGTGACGGACGCTACCGGATGACCTACCGGCTCGGCCGGGGCGGCATGGCAGAGGTGTACGCGGCGGAGGACGTCCGGCTCGGACGTACGGTCGCGGTCAAACTGCTCCGCTCGGACCTGGCCGAGGACCCGGTCTCCAAGGCCCGCTTCACGCGCGAGGCGCAGTCCGTCGCCGGGCTCAACCACCACGCGATCGTCGCCGTGTACGACTCCGGCGAGGACACCGTGGGCGGCCAGACCGTCCCGTACATCGTGATGGAGCTGGTCGAGGGCCGCACCATCCGCGACCTCCTCCTGACCGCCGAGGCACCCCCGCCCGAGCAGGCGCTGATCATCGTCTCGGGGGTGCTGGAGGCGCTGGCCTACTCGCACCAGCACGGCATCGTGCACCGCGACATCAAGCCCGCCAACGTGATCATCACGGACTCCGGCGCGGTCAAGGTGATGGACTTCGGCATCGCGCGGGCGCTGCACGGCGCCCAGTCGACGATGACCCAGACCGGCATGGTCATGGGCACGCCGCAGTACCTCTCCCCCGAGCAGGCGCTCGGCAAGGCCGTCGACCACCGCTCCGACCTCTACGCGACGGGCTGCCTGCTCTACGAACTGCTGGCGCTGCGGCCCCCGTTCACCGGTGAGACCCCGCTCTCGGTGGTCTACCAGCACGTCCAGGACATCCCGGTGCAGCCGTCCGAGGTCTCGGACGTGGTGCCGCCGGAGCTGGACGGGATGGTGATGCGGTCGCTGGCGAAGGACCCGGACGACCGGTTCCAGAGCGCGGAGGAGATGCGCGGGCTGGTCCAGTACAGCCTTCAGATGCTCCAGGTGCAGGGCGGTCACACGGGGACCTGGAACACCGGTCCGGTGGCGCTCCACGAGGGCGGCCAGACCCCGCCGCACGGGATGACGGGGTCGACCCGGGCGATGGGCCACCCGGTGCACGGGGACACCTCGCAGGGCCCGATCCTGCCCCCGTACAACCCGGACGACGGCGGCTACGACGGCGGTCAGCGCGGCGGTGGCGGGCGCAACAAGATGTGGCTGTTCGTGGTGCTCGCCCTGGTCGCGATCGGTGCCGGGGTCGCCTTCGCCATCAGCGCGTCCAAGGGCGACGACAACGACAAGCAGCCGGTCAAGCCGTCGCCGTCGGTGAGTTCGTCCGAGGAGACGCCCTCGGAGGAGCCGTCCGAGGAGGAGTCCGAGGAGCCGGAGCAGCCGAGCGACCCGACGGGCGGCCAGACGCAGCCGAACCCGCCGCCGTACACCCCGCCCCCGACCCGGAGCCAGCCCACGTTCACGCCCTCGCCGACCCCGTCCGACAACACGGACGCGGGCACGACGGACGGCAACACCAACGAGGGCAGCAGCGGCGAACCGAGCGGCGACCCCAGCACGCCGACGACCGACCCGGGCACCCCGGGCGGCGGCAACGGCGGGGAGCCGGGCGGCGGAGCCGGCGGTGGCGACGACGGGGGTACGGGAACGACCCCCGGCTCCTCGGCTGGCCTCACCCCGTAG
- a CDS encoding phosphotransferase encodes MLRRYPEVGEPLACEPITKGLLNHGYRVSTTRGSYFLKHHLDKKHIDDATGERATIVRQHRATQRLASLGVPVVPPLTDAEGTTVTVIGDRCYALHPWVDGLHRVGSQLTPHQSRRLGTLLGAVHTALEQVMPTDGEPEPAVGPLPAGYGSPHAADTFALIDELLAVARGQRPRDTPRDAFDELAVHRLVERRVLLERHAHRRPPTPDGPATGWVHGDFHPLNLLYRGADPVAIVDWDRLGVQPRAEEAVRAAAIFFVQPGGELDLAKVRAYARAYRRAAGAGAAELAAAVHRVWWERLNDFWILRWRYRLDDRRADPQFPAVSALAVWWTREYEAVCAAFTE; translated from the coding sequence GTGCTGCGCCGCTACCCGGAGGTGGGAGAACCGCTCGCCTGCGAGCCGATCACCAAGGGCCTGCTGAACCACGGATACCGCGTCTCCACCACCCGCGGCTCCTACTTCCTCAAGCACCACCTCGACAAGAAGCACATCGACGACGCCACCGGTGAACGCGCCACGATCGTGCGCCAGCACCGCGCCACCCAGCGCCTGGCCTCCCTCGGTGTGCCCGTCGTCCCGCCGCTGACCGACGCGGAGGGCACCACGGTCACCGTCATCGGCGACCGCTGCTACGCCCTGCACCCCTGGGTCGACGGACTGCACCGGGTCGGATCCCAGCTCACCCCCCACCAGTCCCGGCGTCTCGGGACGCTCCTCGGAGCCGTACACACCGCTCTTGAGCAGGTCATGCCGACGGACGGTGAACCCGAGCCCGCGGTGGGGCCGTTACCCGCCGGGTACGGCAGCCCGCACGCCGCCGACACCTTCGCGCTGATCGACGAACTGCTCGCCGTGGCGCGGGGGCAGCGGCCCCGGGACACCCCGCGCGACGCCTTCGACGAGCTGGCCGTGCACCGGCTCGTGGAGCGCCGGGTGCTGCTGGAGCGCCATGCGCACCGCCGGCCGCCGACGCCGGACGGGCCCGCGACCGGGTGGGTGCACGGGGACTTCCATCCGCTCAACCTGCTCTACCGGGGCGCCGATCCGGTCGCGATCGTGGACTGGGACCGGCTGGGGGTGCAGCCGCGCGCCGAGGAGGCGGTCCGGGCTGCCGCCATCTTCTTCGTGCAGCCGGGCGGGGAGCTGGACCTGGCGAAGGTACGGGCGTACGCGCGCGCCTACCGGCGTGCGGCGGGGGCGGGGGCCGCCGAACTGGCCGCCGCCGTGCACCGGGTGTGGTGGGAGCGGCTCAACGACTTCTGGATACTCCGCTGGCGCTACCGCCTGGACGACCGAAGGGCCGACCCGCAGTTCCCTGCGGTGTCGGCCCTGGCGGTCTGGTGGACCCGTGAGTACGAGGCGGTCTGCGCGGCCTTCACGGAGTGA
- a CDS encoding protein kinase, with the protein MSQDGAQGRYAGGAVAGGRYQLRDLLGEGGMASVYLAYDSALDRQVAIKTLHTELGREQSFRERFRREAQAVAKLQHTNIVSVFDTGEDELGGALMPYIVMEYVEGQPLGSVLADDIRQHGAMPADKALKVTADVLAALETSHEMGLVHRDIKPGNVMMTKRGVVKVMDFGIARAMQSGVTSMTQTGMVVGTPQYLSPEQALGRGVDARSDLYSVGIMLFQLLTGRIPFDADSPLAIAYAHVQEEPVAPSTINRSVTPAVDALVARALKKNPNERFPSAAAMRDEISRVLNASGGQTGAPAIVAGGGPANSGAGVGSAVFPPVDQAAPAPQSVQTPYQPHPQSPYPSGPYNQPAPTPAPSYGYPQAAQGYPGPLAHQTPPPYTINPQHQTAVTTTGGSSSKRNMPVIVGSIVVALLAVGGLITALALQGGGKDDEAGKGGDPGTSETSTDDGYRPPERNRTMKTTACTDATEDSNDPQKVQAPNFVYKDIFSAKECAAAAGWTIKEIEEPGNTYAEGQVVGQFPSSGAAVAERGAHFELKVSTGRPS; encoded by the coding sequence ATGAGCCAGGACGGCGCACAGGGCCGCTACGCGGGCGGGGCGGTGGCAGGCGGCCGCTACCAGCTGCGTGACCTGCTCGGCGAGGGCGGCATGGCCTCCGTCTACCTGGCCTACGACTCCGCCCTCGACCGCCAGGTCGCGATCAAGACCCTCCACACCGAGCTCGGGCGCGAGCAGTCCTTCCGCGAGCGGTTCCGCCGCGAGGCGCAGGCCGTCGCCAAGCTCCAGCACACCAACATCGTCTCGGTCTTCGACACCGGCGAGGACGAGCTCGGTGGCGCGCTGATGCCGTACATCGTCATGGAGTACGTCGAGGGCCAGCCGCTCGGCTCCGTCCTGGCCGACGACATCCGGCAGCACGGCGCGATGCCCGCCGACAAGGCGCTCAAGGTGACGGCCGACGTGCTGGCCGCGCTGGAGACCAGCCACGAGATGGGCCTGGTCCACCGCGACATCAAGCCCGGCAACGTGATGATGACCAAGCGCGGCGTCGTGAAGGTCATGGACTTCGGCATCGCCCGCGCCATGCAGTCCGGTGTCACCTCGATGACGCAGACCGGCATGGTCGTCGGCACCCCGCAGTACCTCTCCCCCGAACAGGCTCTCGGCCGCGGTGTGGACGCCCGCTCCGACCTGTACTCGGTCGGCATCATGCTCTTCCAGCTGCTCACCGGGCGCATCCCGTTCGACGCGGACTCGCCGCTCGCCATCGCGTACGCGCATGTGCAGGAGGAGCCGGTCGCGCCGTCCACCATCAACCGGTCGGTCACCCCGGCGGTGGACGCGCTCGTCGCCCGCGCTCTGAAGAAGAACCCGAACGAGCGCTTCCCGAGCGCCGCGGCGATGCGGGACGAGATCTCGCGGGTGCTGAACGCCTCCGGCGGCCAGACCGGGGCCCCGGCGATCGTGGCCGGCGGCGGACCGGCCAACAGCGGTGCGGGCGTCGGCTCGGCCGTGTTCCCGCCCGTCGACCAGGCCGCCCCGGCCCCGCAGAGCGTCCAGACGCCGTACCAGCCGCACCCGCAGTCGCCGTACCCGTCGGGCCCGTACAACCAGCCGGCCCCCACTCCCGCGCCGAGCTACGGTTACCCGCAGGCGGCCCAGGGCTACCCGGGCCCGCTCGCCCACCAGACCCCGCCGCCGTACACGATCAACCCGCAGCACCAGACGGCCGTCACCACCACGGGCGGCTCCTCGTCCAAGCGGAACATGCCGGTCATCGTCGGCTCCATCGTCGTCGCGCTCCTCGCCGTCGGCGGCCTGATCACCGCCCTCGCGCTCCAGGGCGGCGGCAAGGACGACGAGGCGGGCAAGGGCGGCGACCCGGGCACCAGCGAGACCTCGACGGACGACGGCTACCGGCCGCCGGAGCGCAACCGGACGATGAAGACGACGGCCTGCACGGACGCCACCGAGGACTCCAACGACCCGCAGAAGGTCCAGGCGCCCAACTTCGTCTACAAGGACATCTTCTCGGCGAAGGAGTGCGCGGCGGCCGCCGGGTGGACGATCAAGGAGATCGAGGAGCCCGGCAACACGTACGCGGAGGGCCAGGTCGTCGGACAGTTCCCGTCCTCGGGTGCGGCCGTCGCCGAACGCGGCGCCCACTTCGAGCTGAAGGTCTCGACGGGGCGGCCGTCCTAG
- a CDS encoding pyridoxamine 5'-phosphate oxidase family protein has protein sequence MPSDETPAPTAMELLRRVPYGRLATSMRALPFLAVARHIVSDGRILLRMHSGFGYHEACDGSVVAYGADNYNAASSGDGGDLWSVQFTGPAEIVHPCPEQAELFGTAPVLANGEPFAPAYLRVDPHFVTKHTLDFSASQLVRHAA, from the coding sequence ATGCCCTCCGACGAAACCCCCGCGCCCACGGCGATGGAGCTGCTCCGCCGGGTCCCGTACGGCCGTCTCGCCACCAGCATGCGCGCCCTGCCGTTCCTGGCGGTGGCCCGGCACATCGTGAGCGACGGCCGCATCCTGCTGCGGATGCACAGCGGCTTCGGCTACCACGAGGCGTGCGACGGGAGCGTCGTCGCCTACGGGGCGGACAACTACAACGCGGCCTCCTCGGGCGACGGCGGGGACCTGTGGTCGGTGCAGTTCACCGGGCCCGCCGAGATCGTCCATCCCTGCCCCGAGCAGGCGGAACTCTTCGGTACCGCCCCCGTCCTCGCCAACGGTGAGCCCTTCGCTCCGGCCTACCTCCGGGTCGACCCGCACTTCGTCACGAAGCACACTCTTGACTTCAGCGCAAGTCAGCTTGTCCGCCACGCAGCGTGA